The sequence CATCAAGGTCCATCGAATTGTAACCCAGTGCACGTAGAAGGACGCTAGACTCCAGGCATCACACGCCAGGAAGTTTATAGGAGTATCAGACAATTCGTAAGTGTTGATATGAAGGTGATCACCTACCAAACTTACTCCACGCTTCGGGTGCAGAGAACGAGCGAAGGTGACATATGCAACTGTCACCTCGCCAGCAAATGTAAGATCGAGGTGAATTGGAGATGAAAGCCGGTGACAGACAAGCCTATCGCTTTTTCGCACCTTCTATAGCTCGTCAATATTGACTAAGAAGTTGGTGAGAGAGATGACCAAGAGAGCTTCATCAGGTCCCAGTTGACGGTACTTCAACATTTTTCTTGTTTGGGAATAGACCCGACCTTCGGCCAAGGCTCGACCGTGTTGGATCCCGTGACTGTCGCAGCTCAAGGAATTTCAGAAAGGGTTCGGAAGGCTTGGCGTGGATCATGTCCGGTTGAGTGATATCACGTGACACAAACTCCCGCCTTCGAAGCAAACCACCCATCATGGGTGTCATCTCAGAACCCCCCTCAGCCGTTCCCTATCAGCCTTGTAAATTGGACACATGTGCGTTCGATTCTGATTCTAGCCTGTCGAGATGATTGCCTTTCTGACTTAGAACTTGACGACTAGTTTGACCGCGACCCGGAGTCCTCGTGACTCTTCCGCTCGGCCTCCGCCCTTAGGTCCTGATTCAACGCAAGCAGTCCACGGAGAGTACCAGCTCGACCTCCCCACCCCACCACCAGACAATTCTCGTCGCGCCAGGACTTCTCTGAGCTATCCTTATCCCGACACACACTCATTGTTGGAGGGCTGGTTCTTTTGCAGACCTTcatgttgaagaagagaagagaccgCGCTCAATTCGCTATTCCTCTTCTCATTGTCATCTCCACCTGCCCCTCCGCCTCACGTTCCCAGCTGCTTGCCTTCCCCTCGGTGTCCTACCAGGGAATCAAGCCACGGTCTCGTCTGCCTCGTTAGATGGCAGATGGTACCTACAGGTTCCAGCAGCCTGGGGCCGGGCAGTTCTACTTCCAAACACAATCGCAGCAACAGCACTCGCTCCAGAGAAACGCAATCCAGAACGGGACCAATTCTCCGGGTCGACTGAAATTCAACCCCAACACTCCATCCCCTTCTCGATCACCTCCCACAACCCAATCATCTTCACTGAATCCTTTCACCATGTACggtcaaaatcaccaaggCCAGCatgtgatgatgaatggcgGTCAGACCCACCAGCGATTTACCATGCAGATGCCAAAGTTCCAAACACAAAGTCACCCTCACCATCACGCTCCGCAACCCACGCACCATCACACACACCAATCGCACACCCAACACGGCCTCGCTCATCAGCAACACTTCCCTGCTGGTGCCCTTGCCACCACCACACCTCATTTCGCTGCCAACCACCTTCAAAATGGCGCATCCAACACGGGAGACGACGACATTGATGAGTCCATGAACGAGCATTGGCAAGAGCAACTTCAACTTGCTGCTGAGTCTCGGCAAGCCACGTCACCTCATCACTATGCTCGCATTATGGCTCAGCAGTCCAAGGGCATTCAGATCATGCCGAGCCACAATGATTCTTCGGACCACAAAGCCGACAGCCGAAATGGGACTGTTGCCTCGAAGATCGTCTCCCGACAAGGTTGGAATGCGTTGGATTTTGGTGGCCAGGGCCTGCGGGTCATGGCTAGCTCCTTGTTTAACTACACCTTCCTTGAGAAGCTCTACCTCAACCACAACAAGCTGAAAGTGTTGCCTCCAGCGATCGGCCAGCTCCGTAAACTGACCCATCTCGACCTTTCCGGCAATGAGCTGAGTGAGCTTCCGGAAGAGATCGGTATGCTCACAAATCTCAAGAAGCTGTATCTCTTTGACAACAACATTCGCACCCTGCCCTACGAGGTTGGGTATCTCTACCGATTGGAGACGCTGGGTATTGAGGGCTGCCCCTTGAATGATGTTCTCAAGTCTCAGATCATGAAGGAGGGAACCAAGGCACTGGTCAAGTACTTGAAAGAAGAGATGCCAGGTAAGTGACTGTGACTACAATACTTACCCTTGTTGCCTGCCGAAGGCCCCGAACACTAATTGAACGATCTTAATATGCGTAGTTCACTTGCCTCCCCCCGACAGAGATTGGATCATCCTTGACGAGACCGCAAGCTCCGCCAATAGCCCCACAGAGAAGATCACTGTTCTCTCCTACAATACCCTCTGCGATTCTTCCGCCACTCAGTCGCACTATGGTTATGCCCCGTCTCGTGTTCTCTCCTGGGAGTTCCGCCGCGAGCTTATCCTCAACGAATTGCGATCTCACAACTCAGACATTGTCTGCCTTCAGGAGGTGGACCAAGGCAGCTACAATCATTTCTACCGTGAGCAGCTTGCTTACAGTGGCTACAAGGGTGTGTATTGGCCTCGCGGTCGAGCAATGGGCATGCAAGAGGAAGATGCCAAATCCGTGGACGGATGCGCCATCTTCTACAAGGGTACCAAGTATATCCTTCTCGACAAGCAGCTCATCAACTTTGGTCAAACTGCGGTTCGTCGCCCTGACGCCAAGGGTCAGGATGACATCTACAATCGTCTCTGGCAAAAGGACCACATTGCTGTGGTGGTGTTTTTGGAGAACCGATTGACGGGCGCTCGCTTCATGGTCGTCAACGCCCATCTGTACTGGGATCCCGCGTTCAAGGATGTCAAGTTGATCCAAACCGCCATTCTCATGGAAGAGATCACGAAGCTGTCGGATGGCTACGCCAAGTGGCCCGCTTGTACCGATAAAACAGCTTTCCGCTTTTCCGAAGCTGAGAGCGGCTCTGAGAACACCCCTGTGGCCGAGCCAGCGCCATCCATGGAATATGCAAGTGGTGACCAAATTCCACTCCTGATGTGCGGTGACTTCAATTCCAACCCCGGATCTGCGGCCTACAATCTGATTGCGAATGGACACCTCCCGGAAGAGCATCCCGATCTCGAGAAGCGACTTTATGGTAACCTCAGTCGTGTCGGCATGACGCACCCCTTCAAGCTGAAGTCTGCCTACGGTTCGATTGGAGAGCTCAGCTTCACAAACTACACACCTGATTTCATTGACATTTTGGACTACGTTTGGTATTCATCCAACACCTTGCATGTTTCCGCATTGCTAGGTGAGGTGGACAAGGAGTATCTTCGTCGGGTCCCTGGGTTCCCTAACTTCCACTTCCCAAGTGACCACATCGCCTTGTTTGCGGAATTCACTGTGAAGGGCAAGAAAGGCAAGGTTGTAGAGGCCGACTTTGGCCCACAACGACACTGACGACTCGGACATGAATTGGAAAGCCAAGGAACTTGAGCAGTCCAAAGTGGCGACTTGTGCTACCATCAGAAAATGTGCTTTTGCTTGCCGTTTCCCAATTTCATGCCTGTCCTTTCTCCCCTGGGTTTGTGCTTCCTGGCAGTGGGTGGTGCGCTATCCAATTCAGCCAAGCTACTCTTCACGCGTCGTTTCATTGTGTCGGCTTGCCTTGATTTTTGTCCATGGTCTCTGCGTTACCATCTCCGTGTCCTGTGCTCTTACAAAGATGATCTCTCCGAATGagatcttccacctccttgcaaatcccccctctctccgtTCAGCTTGAACATTCTTTGTCCTTCACCCTGCTCCGCCTCACTCTCCCCTGCCCCTCTCTTGTGCGCACACATCTGCATCCTTTGTGGGCGTGCGTGCATCTCCCGCTTGAAGTCTTGTTTTAGAGAAGTACATTCAGGGGGAAGATGGTGGCGTGGAGACCTCTGTCCTTCCTGTCTTCTACGCTGTCCGCTGTCTGCAAATCCACCTTcccgccttcttctcccccctaTCTTTTTtccgacttcttcttctctgtccACCTCCTGCTTCgtgtttgtttttccccttctttcttctttgcgcTTTTCCTTCGGCCTCTTTTGTTCTTGAATTGCCCCGCAACATGGAAGGAGGGTGTGTCGATACTTCTCGATTTCACATCCCACCTTATTCTGAAGCGTCTTCATGGACGGCTTGATGACGTTTAGGGTGGGCTGGTGTTCAGGTGGATCCGATGGCTGCATGGCCTTCGAATGAGGTTGCTTTTGGCTGTTGTTTGTTTCCCGGGCGAAAGGAGTTTCTCATTTGAGCAATGTACTTATTCTCTTCACGCCTCCGTATTCGAATGGAGCATAACGCATGGATGTTCGAATTGATACTCGTGCCTAGTCGCGTAACTTCTACTTGATGCTTGCCCTAGTGCTTTTGAGACCTTTGCAATTATCCCCCGAGATGAGTGGCTTTATGTTTTGTTGTTCAGCAATTGGATTGAGACTACTAGTCCCCATTGTCCACCACCGGCATTAGATCCGTTCTACCTGTTTTGAACAAGGCACACGCAACACAGATTCACTATAGACGGCCCGGTAGTAGGAGTTGCAATACATTAAGGTAAAGACTGAAGTGGGTGGAGTACAGAGAGGGTGGAGCATGCTGAGGCTCATCTGGTTGGCCATCCGCAGTGTGCGGCAGCGAACCATTTCTCGGCTGCAGTTAAGCAATCACATGCTGCTCCCGCCGAATGTGCTCTAATGCCTACCCCAGAAAGCCAAGCCATTCTACCTCAGTCCCTACCTTTCATTCACTAAGCGTTGCGTTCTGAACAGTTTAATCCTTGTTGATACCTTGGCACATAAACCCTCAACTTGCCTGTCATGAGTGTCGAAGAGGGCGTCCACACTCTCTCGGACGAGACTGAGCTCTACACCAAAACATGGAAGGTAGGTTGAGGCTCGGCGGCGAACCACGGAAGGGGGGGCATCTGCTTACAACATCGAACAGCCTGAGGGGACACCGAAGGCGATACTTGCCTTTGTTCATGGATTCAGTGATCACTGTACGCCCGCAACAACCAGATCATTGACAAAGGGCATGTGACTGACTTGTTGTCCGACTCCAGGTAATGCCTATTATGAGCTATTTCCATCACTCGCGTCAACTGGAATCGAGGTTCGAGCCTTTGACCAAAGGTAGGCCATTTTTTGTGTGCTTGAGACTGTTTGGTCCTGAAGGCTTTattccatctctttctctatCTTCATTGCCATGCTCAAAGAGATTGAGGCACTGACTCGAGTAACTAGAGGCTGGGGGCGTACCTTTAAGCGCGCCAAGGACCGCGGAAACAGCGGCGGTACTGCTCTGGTCCTCTCGGACCTGCACTCTTTTCTACGGAGTATCCCCGTTCCGCCCAATGTGCCTCTTTTCTTGATGGGTCACAGCATGGGCGGCGGCGAGGTGCTCCACTATGTGCTACACCCAGATTCGCCCTACAATCAATCAACCGCGCGCCCTAACCTCGCGGGTGTTTTATGTTACTCACCTTTGATCGCACTGGATCCTGCCAGCCGTCCCATGGCTTTGACAGTGATGATGGGCCGGCTTGTCGCCCGCATTATGCCCAAGCGGCAGCGGTACTCCCCGCTGGATGGCTCCCTAATTTGTCGCGATGAGCAAGTCGTGAAAGACTACACCTCCGATGAGCTATGCCATAATATCGGTACTCTGGAGCAGCTGGCAGGTATGCTGGATCGTGGAATCTGGTTGGAGAAATTGCAGGCCTCGGATTTGGAAAATGTCAACCTGTTGCCCATGTGGTTTGGACATGGTAATGGGGATCGCATCACCAGCTGGGCGGCAACGAAGAAACTGGCGGGAATtttggagaagaaaggagacGTCACCTTTGTCACATATGAGGGCGCGTACCACCGAGCGCACATGGATCCGGGCGAGGTGAGGGAGCAGTTCGCCAAGGATGTATCGGACTGGGTCTTGAAGAAAGCATCCGCCTCGGAGTCTGAACCCCAGCCTCAGTCCGTGGCGAAGTGATGGGGTGGCATTCAAGGTGACCTGGAGGCTTTACTACCTATGGCTGTTCATCTGTCTTTCAAGTGGTGGGGACATTTGTTGCACATTTAGATCTCTAATTAATTTACCGCTTGTATTGTGTGATGGACCCGACTTCTTTTCTCAATAATCGTACATTTTGCTCTTTCCACGGGAATGGGTGGGCGGCTGGGGATGCGGAGATATCAAATGCATTGCTCGCATTCGCCATGAGAGACTCCGGATTCCAGCCCCTGATCAGATCTTCACTCAAGCAGTGCTTCCCGAGGGGTCTTCAATGCGCCGCCATAAACCGATGAATCCACCACCTACAGTCCGAATGCCAACCTTGGGTCGACAGACCATGACAGGTTCTTCGCCTTTCAGAGGTGTCTCGGGATGAACAACCTCATCGGGCTTTGCATCCAATTCTTCGATCTGCTCCGTACTGTCGGCTGTGCTGGTCGTATCCTCGCCGTCCGTTTCTGCCTGCGGGGCCCAGGATGAGGGATCGGCCGCAGACTTTTTGTATGCTAGTCGTACATCCCAATGCCGACCGCTCGTCATGCCGAGTCCCAACTCTACCACCCTTTCTTGTACAAAGGGCAGTCTATGTTGGCGGATGGTCCGCACACACTCACCAATTTGAGTGATACTGGGCATAAAAACGACCAGATAGCCACCCCGTTTCAAGAGGGGGGCGACATGAGGGATTCGCAAATCGGCCGAGGGCATGTCCAGGATGACGTGCGACAGGAAAGGCTGGGGAGCCAAGCCCTCTAGAGCTCGTTGCTTGGATTGCTCAGCGGCCCAGTCCTCGACCGACCCGACATGGAAATCGACATTGCCAGCGTATATTCCGCGACGGAAACCCTTGACGTTTTTCTCAGCCAGGGCCGAGAATTTAGCAGATACGTCCACAGTGTGGATCACGGCCTTGCGCTCTGCTCGCCAAGCGTCCCATTCCTGCTGAGCTGTGTCGACACTCTCCGCGTTCTGTGTTCCATCTGTCGGCGTTGTGTCTTGCTCGCCCGGTCGATGGGCCCGGCCATTCAGATATTGGATTTGGGATCGTTCCGGACGCGGCGGCGGTGTCGAGTTGGCGGCGTGAATGGCGCGAGCGAGGTGAAGCGTCAAGGAGCCATGTCCCGTTCCCGATTCGAGGATTTCAAGGCTAGGTTGGGAGTCCCCAGCCGCCGGGGGATTGAcgtgaagatcgagaagCGAAACGATCAAGTTTGCATCATGTGAATAGATCTATTGAGTCGGCGTTCATCAGCGACGAGAATCAACGAGGAAGGGCGGGTCGATTCGACCTCGAGGACATGTATACGTACTGGAGTGACGAGGCGAGGACTCAGTGCAACGTATTCTTCGAGCGTTGGCAGACTTAAGCGGACGTCGGGACCTAGAAAGTGAAGCTCATGGATCAGTTACCATAGCCGCTCTCTAATAATTCTCTCCAACTCAAGAAAGATTCGAGAAGCCTTACCTTTATGCGCGGGCACCGCGTCCCAGACTCGACTGCCAATGATGTTTTCGTGCGCAACATGACCACGGCGAAGATTTGTCTTGTCGCCCTTTTTCAATGGTTTGGTCAATtgaggctgcttctggtgaaTCACCGCCCGGTCGCCCTCTATTGTATCTTCTGGTCAGCTGATCGCATGTTCCTCCCCGGAAACCACCTCGCGATGTTCGTTCCTCGGGCCCTTTCATTTCCCAGAGATTGGTTCCACCACTCTTCCGCACATGCGACGCACCTCgaaagatggagaaatcGGTGTCAATTGCTCGCGTCCGTCCAACATACACAGCACGGCTTGCAGGAGCTGGCGAGGGAGCGGACCCAAAGACTCGTCCCAAGACCTGCAGTAACCGAGTCATTATAGCGCCGTGACGTTGACCATGTCCTGAGGCCCTGACGCCCTGGAAATTTCGCCGACTCAGAAAATAATCCGCGCACCGGT comes from Penicillium oxalicum strain HP7-1 chromosome I, whole genome shotgun sequence and encodes:
- a CDS encoding Glucose-repressible alcohol dehydrogenase transcriptional effector; translation: MADGTYRFQQPGAGQFYFQTQSQQQHSLQRNAIQNGTNSPGRLKFNPNTPSPSRSPPTTQSSSLNPFTMYGQNHQGQHVMMNGGQTHQRFTMQMPKFQTQSHPHHHAPQPTHHHTHQSHTQHGLAHQQHFPAGALATTTPHFAANHLQNGASNTGDDDIDESMNEHWQEQLQLAAESRQATSPHHYARIMAQQSKGIQIMPSHNDSSDHKADSRNGTVASKIVSRQGWNALDFGGQGLRVMASSLFNYTFLEKLYLNHNKLKVLPPAIGQLRKLTHLDLSGNELSELPEEIGMLTNLKKLYLFDNNIRTLPYEVGYLYRLETLGIEGCPLNDVLKSQIMKEGTKALVKYLKEEMPVHLPPPDRDWIILDETASSANSPTEKITVLSYNTLCDSSATQSHYGYAPSRVLSWEFRRELILNELRSHNSDIVCLQEVDQGSYNHFYREQLAYSGYKGVYWPRGRAMGMQEEDAKSVDGCAIFYKGTKYILLDKQLINFGQTAVRRPDAKGQDDIYNRLWQKDHIAVVVFLENRLTGARFMVVNAHLYWDPAFKDVKLIQTAILMEEITKLSDGYAKWPACTDKTAFRFSEAESGSENTPVAEPAPSMEYASGDQIPLLMCGDFNSNPGSAAYNLIANGHLPEEHPDLEKRLYGNLSRVGMTHPFKLKSAYGSIGELSFTNYTPDFIDILDYVWYSSNTLHVSALLGEVDKEYLRRVPGFPNFHFPSDHIALFAEFTVKGKKGKVVEADFGPQRH